A single genomic interval of Porphyromonas sp. oral taxon 275 harbors:
- a CDS encoding sodium ion-translocating decarboxylase subunit beta, producing MSFWGFLVENMQTFYSFTGMANATMGHLIMILVGLLFIFLAIKYEFEPLLLIPIGFGMLIGNIPMQQGMQVGIYEEGSVLNILYQGVRQGWYPPLIFLGIGAMTDFTALISNPKLMLVGAAAQAGIFAAYMTALGLGFTPPEAGAIGIIGGADGPTAIFLSNRLAPHLLGAIAVSAYSYMALVPVIQPPFMRLLTTSKERVMRMKRPRQVSQTEKIIFPIAGLLLTTMLVPPALPLLGMLFFGNLLRESGVTKRLADTAKGPLIDTVTILLGVTVGASTQATEFLTGNSVLIFGLGAFSFIVATCCGVLFVKLFNLFLKPENRINPLIGNAGVSAVPDSARISQTLGLEYDPTNYLLMHAMGPNVAGVIGSAVAAGILLSFLS from the coding sequence ATGTCCTTCTGGGGCTTCTTAGTCGAGAATATGCAGACGTTCTATTCCTTCACGGGAATGGCGAATGCAACGATGGGCCACCTCATCATGATCTTGGTGGGGCTGCTCTTCATCTTCTTGGCGATCAAATACGAGTTCGAGCCCCTCCTGCTCATCCCCATTGGCTTCGGCATGCTCATCGGTAATATCCCGATGCAGCAGGGGATGCAGGTAGGTATCTACGAGGAAGGTTCGGTGCTGAATATCCTCTATCAGGGAGTACGACAGGGCTGGTATCCGCCCTTGATCTTTCTGGGGATCGGCGCCATGACCGACTTCACCGCGCTCATCTCGAACCCGAAGCTCATGCTCGTCGGGGCTGCTGCGCAGGCTGGTATCTTCGCCGCCTACATGACAGCTCTGGGGCTGGGCTTTACTCCCCCAGAGGCTGGTGCTATAGGCATCATCGGCGGGGCTGATGGCCCTACGGCTATCTTCCTCTCCAACCGCCTAGCGCCCCACCTACTCGGCGCGATTGCTGTCTCGGCCTACTCCTACATGGCCCTCGTACCGGTGATCCAGCCCCCCTTCATGCGTCTACTGACGACCTCCAAGGAGCGCGTCATGCGTATGAAGCGCCCCCGCCAGGTCTCGCAGACGGAGAAGATCATCTTCCCCATCGCAGGACTGCTGCTCACCACGATGCTCGTCCCACCGGCGCTCCCTCTTCTGGGTATGCTCTTCTTCGGGAACCTGCTACGTGAGAGCGGCGTCACCAAGCGCCTGGCAGATACGGCTAAGGGGCCACTCATCGACACCGTGACCATCCTCCTAGGGGTGACGGTCGGGGCCTCGACGCAGGCCACAGAGTTCCTCACGGGGAACTCGGTGCTGATCTTCGGACTCGGAGCCTTCTCCTTCATCGTGGCCACCTGCTGCGGAGTCCTCTTTGTGAAGCTCTTCAACCTCTTCCTCAAGCCAGAGAATAGGATCAACCCGCTTATCGGGAATGCCGGGGTATCGGCTGTGCCCGACTCGGCGCGCATCTCGCAGACGCTGGGCCTCGAGTATGACCCGACCAACTACCTCCTCATGCACGCCATGGGGCCCAACGTAGCTGGGGTCATCGGTTCAGCCGTCGCCGCGGGTATCCTCTTGAGCTTCCTCAGCTAG
- a CDS encoding exo-alpha-sialidase, producing the protein MKYTKQLISLALGSALTLPVAAQIPHRSYIELDGFGDHLSVPAHADFDISPTDSYTICLYLSGDRTITYASGQRLVSRRDTQLKEGDKSGYELLGLKNVAKDFFGVSTPDQTGGYAHSLNAWAGDALLRRELRSWHHVAWVVDRSQRRMQLYIDGQLQQVGRDKDIEGWSSANSLPVLLGAGRAAGKATAFFGGKLDNIRFYKRALSAEEIKRDGRTERIAARTPGLVAAFDFDGYQAGASQITDATGRHTAELIGFGTKVQHPEVASYREYMNNASLVGRGKDQPIFSFNLGLRKPLPLHQLQLDLTGTTALSDIKQLKLYATDNLDRFDPRSPGQLLAVGTVKGNPFVSLTPVGRGAQLTSGTKLWVVADISDEAGEGHELQVKLHAISLGAGRQPFAPEALAAVHSYGIVLQRSLIWAPGENHSAHYRIPGIIRLNDGTLVASIDKRKNSEYDLPEDIDIEVKHSHDGGKTWSAPTTVAKGRPEQGFGDAAMATDGKNIYMVMVSGSGLWNYPSQASKPLQMYATKSTDGGRSWEPVREISSEVYTDRFPYGGFFGSGNGIITSKGRIMFVAAMRMGANWGGQMDNVLVYSDDQGKSWHSSPIVRSNGDEAKVIELSDGSLLVSSRNRAGGANERTFVRSRDGGLTWTAPATWPELKGNSCNAALTRYAPVGTSKDSHLLLHTLPTSPTRDHLRIFLSEDEGKTWGYSRELCRGEAVYSEVVILEDGTLGIISEENDRPGFDIYFTRVSLDWIRKGTKHQR; encoded by the coding sequence ATGAAGTACACCAAGCAGCTTATCAGCCTGGCCCTAGGGAGCGCCCTCACCCTCCCTGTGGCCGCACAGATCCCGCACCGTAGCTATATCGAGCTCGATGGCTTCGGCGACCACCTCTCGGTGCCCGCGCATGCCGACTTCGACATCAGCCCTACGGACAGCTATACGATCTGTCTCTACCTCTCGGGCGACCGCACGATCACCTACGCCTCAGGCCAGCGACTCGTCTCCCGACGGGACACGCAGCTCAAGGAGGGAGACAAGAGCGGCTACGAACTGCTCGGGCTGAAGAACGTCGCCAAGGACTTCTTCGGCGTCTCCACCCCCGACCAGACGGGCGGCTACGCCCACTCGCTGAATGCCTGGGCAGGCGATGCGCTCCTGCGGCGCGAGCTCCGCAGCTGGCACCACGTGGCCTGGGTCGTCGACCGCAGCCAGAGGCGCATGCAGCTCTACATAGACGGGCAGCTGCAGCAGGTCGGTAGGGACAAGGACATAGAGGGGTGGTCGAGCGCCAACAGCCTCCCCGTGCTCCTAGGTGCGGGACGTGCTGCGGGCAAGGCGACGGCCTTCTTCGGCGGCAAGCTCGACAACATCCGCTTCTACAAGCGCGCCCTTAGCGCCGAGGAGATCAAGCGCGATGGACGCACCGAGCGTATCGCCGCACGCACCCCAGGGCTCGTGGCGGCCTTCGACTTCGACGGCTATCAGGCAGGGGCCAGTCAAATCACCGACGCGACGGGACGCCATACGGCCGAGCTCATCGGCTTCGGCACGAAGGTCCAGCACCCCGAGGTGGCCAGCTACCGCGAGTACATGAATAACGCCTCCCTCGTAGGCCGTGGCAAGGATCAGCCGATTTTCAGCTTCAACCTCGGCCTAAGGAAGCCCCTGCCGCTCCACCAGCTGCAGCTCGACCTCACGGGGACGACGGCGCTCAGCGACATTAAGCAGCTGAAGCTCTACGCCACGGATAACCTCGACCGCTTCGACCCACGAAGCCCGGGGCAGCTCCTTGCTGTAGGGACGGTCAAGGGCAATCCGTTCGTCTCCCTCACACCCGTAGGCCGCGGCGCACAGCTCACCAGCGGCACCAAGCTCTGGGTCGTAGCCGACATCTCAGACGAGGCCGGGGAGGGCCACGAGCTGCAGGTCAAGCTCCACGCCATCAGCCTCGGCGCGGGTCGGCAGCCCTTCGCCCCCGAGGCACTGGCCGCAGTGCACAGCTACGGCATCGTCCTGCAGCGCAGCCTCATCTGGGCGCCAGGGGAGAACCACTCCGCTCACTACCGCATCCCAGGCATCATCCGCCTCAACGATGGCACCCTCGTGGCGAGCATCGACAAGCGTAAGAACAGCGAGTACGACCTGCCCGAGGATATCGACATCGAGGTCAAGCACAGCCACGACGGTGGCAAGACCTGGAGTGCCCCCACGACGGTAGCTAAGGGGCGCCCCGAGCAGGGCTTCGGCGACGCCGCTATGGCTACCGATGGCAAGAATATCTACATGGTCATGGTCAGCGGCTCGGGACTGTGGAACTACCCTAGCCAGGCCTCCAAGCCCCTACAGATGTACGCCACCAAGAGCACGGACGGCGGCCGCAGCTGGGAGCCCGTGCGTGAGATCTCCAGCGAGGTCTACACCGACCGCTTCCCCTATGGCGGCTTCTTCGGCTCGGGCAATGGGATCATCACCAGCAAGGGCCGCATCATGTTCGTCGCCGCTATGCGCATGGGCGCCAACTGGGGCGGGCAGATGGACAACGTGCTCGTCTACTCCGACGACCAGGGCAAGAGCTGGCATAGCTCACCCATCGTACGTAGCAACGGTGACGAGGCTAAGGTTATCGAGCTCTCCGACGGATCGCTCCTCGTCTCGAGCCGCAACCGCGCAGGCGGAGCCAACGAACGCACCTTCGTCCGCTCTCGCGACGGCGGCCTCACCTGGACGGCACCTGCCACCTGGCCCGAGCTGAAGGGCAATTCCTGCAACGCCGCCCTCACGCGCTACGCCCCCGTAGGCACCAGCAAGGACAGCCATCTGCTGCTGCACACCCTACCCACCAGCCCCACGCGTGACCACCTGCGCATCTTCCTCAGCGAGGACGAAGGCAAGACCTGGGGCTACTCGCGCGAGCTCTGCCGCGGTGAGGCCGTCTACAGCGAGGTCGTCATCCTCGAGGACGGCACCCTCGGCATCATCAGCGAGGAGAACGATCGCCCCGGCTTCGACATCTACTTCACCCGCGTCTCCCTCGACTGGATCCGCAAGGGGACGAAGCACCAGCGCTAG
- a CDS encoding fructose-1,6-bisphosphatase, with amino-acid sequence MDITERELKYLGLLSKQFPNAAAAASEIMNLQAILNLPKGTEHFLADIHGEYEAFIHVLKNASGTIRTKVESLFSGQIREQELRQLCTLIYYPKESLERLAQTDQISNDWYKVTLNQLIKVLQRVSEKYTRSKVRKALPPQYSYITQELTHEDSMNPKKSAYVGAILDSIIETGQADDFITALCETIQRLAIDRLHIVGDVFDRGPGADVIMERLLTYHNLDFQWGNHDMLWMGAAVGNAASMANAIRIALRYANSATLEGGYGINMLPLARLAMEVYGSDPCEAFKPKLGDTDEKYDDKSLVLMGQMHKAIAIIQFKLEHQIIARRPEYHMEDRDLLHRINFGEGTITLPDGQTHPLKDTHFPTVDPSDPYRLTEQEAEVVERLLHSFRHSDKLRAHINFLYKKGSMYLTYNHNLLFHASVPLNKDKSFRKVRIGKKLYAGRALMDRVDEFVRLAHWTARDQEEHEEAVDFMWYLWCGPDSPLFDKSAMTTFERYFIADKATHHEEKGYYYVYRTEQEVCERILEEFGLTGPDTHIINGHVPVKAVKGEHPLQAGGKLMLIDGGFSRAYQSSTGIAGYTLIFNSQGLHLVKHEPFSSTKEAIEHMADISSTSVVREYATDRVLVQATDQGGVLKDQVSELKKLLYAYRHGLIKEVE; translated from the coding sequence ATGGACATCACAGAACGCGAACTCAAGTACCTCGGCCTGCTCTCCAAGCAGTTCCCCAATGCCGCGGCGGCAGCCTCGGAGATCATGAACCTCCAGGCCATCCTCAACCTCCCTAAGGGGACGGAGCACTTCCTGGCCGACATCCACGGCGAGTACGAGGCCTTCATCCACGTGCTGAAGAATGCCTCGGGGACCATCCGTACCAAGGTAGAGAGCCTCTTCTCAGGCCAGATCCGCGAGCAGGAGCTTCGCCAGCTCTGCACCCTCATCTACTACCCCAAGGAGAGCCTCGAGCGCCTAGCGCAGACGGACCAGATCTCCAATGACTGGTACAAGGTCACGCTCAATCAGCTCATCAAGGTGCTGCAGCGCGTCAGCGAGAAGTACACCCGCAGTAAGGTGCGCAAGGCGCTGCCCCCGCAGTACAGCTACATCACGCAGGAGCTGACGCACGAGGACAGCATGAACCCCAAGAAGTCTGCCTACGTCGGTGCTATCCTCGACTCCATCATCGAGACGGGGCAGGCCGATGACTTCATCACGGCCCTGTGCGAGACCATCCAGCGCCTGGCGATCGACCGGCTGCATATCGTGGGCGACGTCTTCGACCGCGGCCCAGGGGCTGATGTCATCATGGAGCGCCTCTTAACCTACCACAACCTCGACTTCCAGTGGGGCAATCACGATATGCTCTGGATGGGGGCTGCGGTGGGCAATGCCGCCAGCATGGCCAACGCCATACGTATCGCCCTGCGCTATGCCAACTCCGCTACGCTCGAGGGTGGCTATGGGATCAATATGCTCCCACTGGCGCGTCTAGCGATGGAGGTCTACGGCAGCGATCCCTGCGAGGCCTTCAAGCCCAAGCTCGGCGATACGGATGAGAAGTACGACGACAAGAGCCTCGTGCTGATGGGGCAGATGCACAAGGCCATCGCCATCATCCAGTTCAAGCTCGAGCACCAGATCATCGCCCGCCGTCCCGAGTACCACATGGAGGATCGCGACCTACTGCATCGCATCAACTTCGGTGAGGGGACGATCACCCTGCCCGACGGACAGACACACCCGCTGAAGGATACCCACTTCCCGACCGTGGACCCCAGCGACCCCTACCGCCTGACTGAGCAGGAGGCCGAGGTCGTAGAGCGTCTGCTGCACTCCTTCCGCCACAGTGACAAGCTGCGTGCGCACATCAACTTCCTCTACAAGAAGGGCAGCATGTACCTGACCTACAACCATAACCTCCTCTTCCACGCCTCCGTGCCCCTCAACAAGGACAAGAGCTTCCGCAAGGTACGCATCGGTAAGAAGCTCTACGCAGGGCGTGCGCTGATGGACCGCGTGGACGAGTTCGTCCGCCTGGCGCACTGGACCGCGCGCGACCAGGAGGAGCACGAGGAGGCTGTGGACTTCATGTGGTACCTGTGGTGCGGCCCCGACTCGCCGCTCTTCGATAAGAGCGCGATGACGACCTTCGAGCGCTACTTCATCGCCGACAAGGCTACGCACCACGAGGAGAAGGGCTACTACTATGTCTACCGTACGGAGCAGGAGGTGTGCGAGCGCATCCTTGAGGAGTTCGGTCTGACGGGCCCCGACACGCACATCATCAATGGGCACGTGCCCGTCAAGGCCGTCAAGGGCGAGCACCCGCTACAGGCTGGGGGCAAGCTGATGCTCATCGACGGAGGCTTCAGCCGTGCCTATCAGTCGAGCACGGGGATCGCGGGCTACACGCTGATCTTCAACTCGCAGGGGCTGCACCTAGTGAAGCACGAGCCCTTCAGCTCGACCAAGGAGGCCATCGAGCATATGGCCGATATCAGCAGTACCTCTGTAGTCAGAGAGTACGCCACCGACCGTGTGCTGGTGCA
- a CDS encoding bifunctional (p)ppGpp synthetase/guanosine-3',5'-bis(diphosphate) 3'-pyrophosphohydrolase, whose amino-acid sequence MFRPHEVQALWRCSRQLLGQLHAQLSPEQIRRVYLWLRAAQEAGCFESSQEGTHSIPGLVQHLEVALLVLGELGLDHHCALAVLLYRPVQGGTLSLEELGRELGAEEVRLLQLLARTAELYTRRESISSENFHRLLISMAEDIRVVLLIIADRLYLLRHARSMFREADQQELARETSFLYAPIAHRLGLYTIKGEMEDLCLKYLQPKTYGFITRKLGETKHARDAYIASFIAPVRAQLERELSVPFEMKGRVKSVSSISNKLRKQNFEDIYDLFAIRVILDVPAERERSACWQVYSIITDMYRPNPERLKDWISIPKSNGYESLHTTVMGPENKWVEVQIRTRRMDAIAEQGVAAHWRYKGIKSENGLDEFLASVREALEAVKTSEHEEEKRQTLEASLLTLKAQEIYVFTPMGEILKLPLGATLLDFAFAIHSRVGAKAISGKVNGKNASLRHVLNNGDSVEVLTAPQQSPKPGWLSIVVSPKAKAKIRQLLRAEEESGIALAKEMIRRRIKNRKLPFDEAAFIRITQRKGYKTLSDFYRDLTHERIDTAEILGLYEQELTQVAQFEASPTIGAARSAEAFVYTEPQEADQPLSSKEMLILDRGLSGVAYSLAQCCHPLFGDEVFGLVTSRGIKVHRTSCPNAPDMFAHSPHKIIAARWNGDEGYSQLASLEVIGRDELAIATNITSLIRKEAGIKLRSYSIHSEDGLFHGTFVLYYERREALTILIKKIRSASGVKQVREVGQQ is encoded by the coding sequence ATGTTTAGACCCCACGAAGTGCAAGCACTCTGGCGCTGTAGCCGCCAGCTCCTCGGGCAGCTGCATGCTCAGCTGAGCCCCGAGCAAATACGTCGTGTCTATCTCTGGCTGCGCGCGGCGCAGGAGGCGGGCTGCTTCGAGTCCAGTCAAGAGGGGACGCACAGCATCCCTGGCTTGGTCCAGCATCTGGAGGTGGCACTGCTCGTCCTCGGCGAGCTGGGACTGGATCATCACTGCGCTCTGGCGGTGCTGCTCTATCGCCCCGTGCAGGGCGGTACCCTGAGCCTCGAGGAGCTGGGGCGCGAGCTGGGAGCCGAGGAGGTACGCCTCCTGCAGCTGCTGGCGCGCACGGCCGAGCTCTACACGCGGCGTGAGTCCATCAGCTCGGAGAACTTCCATCGCCTCTTGATCTCCATGGCCGAGGACATACGCGTCGTGCTGCTGATCATAGCCGATCGGCTGTATCTGCTGAGGCATGCCCGCTCGATGTTCCGCGAGGCCGACCAGCAGGAGCTGGCGCGTGAGACCTCCTTCCTCTACGCCCCGATCGCCCACCGCCTAGGACTCTACACCATCAAGGGCGAGATGGAGGACCTTTGCCTCAAGTACCTCCAGCCCAAGACCTACGGCTTCATCACCCGCAAGCTCGGCGAGACCAAGCACGCCCGCGACGCCTATATCGCCTCCTTCATCGCCCCCGTGCGGGCGCAGCTGGAGCGTGAGCTCAGCGTGCCCTTCGAGATGAAGGGACGCGTCAAGAGCGTCAGCTCCATCAGCAACAAGCTACGCAAGCAGAACTTCGAGGACATCTATGACCTCTTCGCCATACGCGTCATCCTCGACGTGCCGGCCGAGCGCGAGCGCAGTGCCTGCTGGCAGGTCTACTCCATCATCACCGACATGTACCGCCCCAATCCCGAGCGTCTCAAGGACTGGATCTCCATCCCCAAGAGCAACGGCTACGAGAGCCTGCACACCACGGTCATGGGCCCTGAGAACAAGTGGGTAGAGGTGCAGATACGTACGCGCCGCATGGATGCCATCGCCGAGCAGGGCGTGGCGGCACACTGGCGCTACAAGGGGATCAAGAGTGAGAACGGGCTGGACGAATTCCTCGCCTCCGTCCGTGAGGCCCTCGAGGCGGTCAAGACCTCCGAGCACGAGGAGGAGAAGCGCCAGACGCTGGAGGCCTCGCTGCTGACGCTCAAGGCGCAGGAGATCTATGTCTTCACCCCCATGGGCGAGATCCTCAAGCTCCCGCTAGGGGCGACCCTTCTGGACTTTGCCTTTGCCATCCACAGCCGTGTGGGCGCTAAGGCCATCTCGGGTAAGGTCAACGGTAAGAACGCCTCGCTGCGCCACGTGCTGAACAATGGCGACAGCGTCGAGGTGCTCACCGCCCCGCAGCAGAGTCCCAAGCCAGGCTGGCTGTCCATCGTCGTCAGCCCCAAGGCCAAGGCCAAGATCCGCCAGCTGCTGCGCGCCGAGGAGGAGTCGGGCATCGCGCTGGCGAAGGAGATGATACGCCGCAGGATCAAGAACCGCAAGCTACCCTTCGACGAAGCGGCCTTCATCCGCATCACGCAGCGCAAGGGCTACAAGACGCTCTCCGACTTCTACCGTGACCTGACGCACGAGCGGATCGACACGGCGGAGATCCTTGGCCTCTACGAGCAGGAGCTGACGCAGGTCGCCCAGTTCGAGGCTAGCCCCACGATCGGCGCTGCGCGCTCAGCTGAGGCCTTCGTCTACACGGAGCCACAGGAGGCTGACCAGCCTCTCTCGAGCAAGGAGATGCTGATCCTCGACCGCGGCCTCTCGGGGGTGGCCTACAGCCTGGCGCAGTGCTGCCACCCGCTCTTCGGGGACGAGGTCTTCGGCCTGGTGACGAGTCGCGGCATCAAGGTGCACCGCACCAGCTGCCCCAACGCACCCGATATGTTCGCCCACTCGCCGCACAAGATCATCGCCGCGCGCTGGAATGGCGACGAGGGGTACAGCCAGCTGGCGAGCCTCGAGGTCATCGGGCGCGACGAGCTGGCCATAGCGACCAACATCACCTCGCTCATCCGCAAGGAGGCAGGGATCAAGCTCCGCAGCTACTCCATCCACTCAGAGGACGGCCTCTTCCACGGCACCTTCGTCCTCTACTACGAGCGTCGCGAGGCGCTCACTATCCTCATCAAGAAGATACGATCGGCCTCGGGCGTCAAGCAGGTGCGCGAGGTCGGCCAGCAATAG
- a CDS encoding YceI family protein, whose protein sequence is MKYQTIALAGIFALGLSLASCSGSSKGEGSVAASEAAAVSDVAAEALSVDATASALSWKGFKPGGEHYGKLPISAGQLDIKDDVLHGGYVTIKMDGIIVEDLKAEDGGDKLKAHLEGEDFFDAAKYPEAKFELTDVPAEGLKIADIKELKGNLTLKDVTKNITIPVASIQRDAATGKYSFTSQTFRINRADWNVKYGSKSFFTGLGDKFINDEIELSFVLQTL, encoded by the coding sequence ATGAAGTATCAGACGATTGCCCTGGCCGGGATCTTTGCGCTAGGGCTTAGCCTTGCCTCCTGCTCTGGTAGCAGCAAGGGCGAGGGCAGTGTAGCAGCTAGCGAAGCAGCTGCAGTCAGCGATGTAGCAGCTGAAGCTCTGTCCGTAGACGCTACGGCCTCGGCCCTCTCCTGGAAGGGCTTCAAGCCCGGCGGAGAGCACTACGGCAAGCTCCCCATCAGCGCGGGCCAGCTGGATATCAAGGATGATGTGCTGCACGGCGGCTACGTCACCATCAAGATGGACGGCATCATCGTCGAGGACCTCAAGGCCGAGGACGGTGGGGACAAGCTGAAGGCACACCTCGAAGGTGAGGATTTCTTCGACGCTGCGAAGTACCCCGAGGCTAAGTTCGAGCTGACGGACGTCCCCGCCGAAGGGCTCAAGATCGCCGACATCAAGGAGCTCAAGGGCAACCTGACGCTCAAGGATGTGACGAAGAACATCACCATCCCCGTGGCCTCCATACAGCGCGACGCCGCTACGGGCAAGTACAGCTTCACCAGCCAGACCTTCCGCATCAACCGTGCGGACTGGAACGTGAAGTACGGCTCCAAGAGCTTCTTCACCGGCCTCGGCGATAAGTTCATCAACGACGAGATTGAGCTGAGCTTCGTCCTTCAGACGCTCTAG
- a CDS encoding peptidase M49 produces the protein MHHPAHGASVTRFADIEILRYTIPGFEALPLERKLFVYHLSQAALAGRDIAFDQNGRHGLRLRALLEGIYRHYSGERTTADFRALEEYLFRLWFSSGIHHHYGSEKFEPHFSRSFLTEALDEVQEETGQLLRFRGKELTELLDLIFDPTIAPKRTVQTGAEDLLAASSANFYAPGIKQAEAEHFYREAYAELSEREAAAPPSLGLNSRLSSTEDGRLYEEVYRVGGLYGSALECISGHLKSALAYCESEEQRQSILHLLQYYKTGELSAYNDYCITWVADTAPQVDFINGFTEVYTDPLGMKGMWESLVHIRHEEASKRTAKICQEAGWFEAHAPIDPRFRKESPRGVSATVVSVAMLAGDSYPATPIGINLPNADWIRAEYGSKSVTIENIHSAYEIASEHSGLTEAFVHDAETLTLLKRYEGTTEQLHTDLHECLGHGSGRLLEGVSPEALGAYHSTLEEARADLFALYYMADEHLIELGLLPDGEAYKACYYRYLLNGLITQLVRIRPGHQLEEAHMRNRALIARYVLERGEALGALSLEGLELRIHDYAALRPIIAELLAEVQRIKSEGDQPAGRALVERYAVEVDPEMHAEILERYAQLNIAPYKGFVNPRLELVYDAEGGISDVLAHYDEGYAEQMLRYSEEYSTLTEDPVGAYELQQPEPSDATLALAKELRGQLRHAMDGQVASSMRSKGLYYGINFGITLDHILRLSARLPQDAALARYILSRDVRELKIIGQLIYPVEALSYEEASTLGRTTFANPELRDYLAKHLFDRHPEAPYWALDWILTPRAQRWEDLLPLGFTILARQFSRGFTISSEAQRRLLLRETLELLSDEELPYPTPLQRAALLMLKRWGRSDEALRTQLLASEALARWAESSSAVQREFADDLRFELESFS, from the coding sequence ATGCATCATCCAGCACATGGGGCGAGCGTCACACGCTTCGCCGATATAGAGATCCTACGCTACACGATCCCAGGCTTCGAGGCGCTGCCTCTGGAGCGTAAGCTCTTCGTCTATCACCTTAGCCAGGCAGCTCTGGCGGGGCGGGACATCGCCTTCGATCAGAATGGACGTCACGGCCTCCGCCTACGTGCCCTCCTGGAGGGCATCTACCGCCACTACAGCGGCGAGCGCACGACGGCCGACTTCCGCGCCCTAGAGGAATACCTCTTCCGCCTGTGGTTCTCCTCGGGCATACATCATCACTACGGCTCGGAGAAGTTCGAGCCGCACTTCAGCCGCAGCTTCCTCACAGAGGCACTGGACGAGGTGCAGGAGGAGACGGGACAGCTGCTGCGCTTCCGCGGCAAGGAGCTCACGGAGCTGCTGGACCTGATCTTCGACCCCACGATCGCCCCCAAGCGTACCGTGCAGACGGGCGCCGAGGATCTGCTGGCGGCCTCATCGGCGAACTTCTACGCCCCGGGCATCAAGCAGGCCGAGGCCGAGCACTTCTATCGGGAGGCCTACGCTGAGCTCAGCGAACGCGAGGCCGCTGCACCACCTTCGCTCGGGCTCAATAGCCGCCTCTCTAGCACCGAGGACGGCCGCCTCTACGAGGAGGTCTACCGCGTCGGCGGGCTCTACGGCAGTGCCCTAGAGTGCATCTCGGGGCATCTGAAGAGTGCGCTGGCCTACTGCGAGAGCGAGGAGCAGCGACAGAGCATCCTGCATCTACTGCAGTACTACAAGACGGGCGAGCTCTCCGCCTACAATGACTACTGCATCACGTGGGTCGCTGACACAGCGCCCCAGGTGGACTTCATCAACGGCTTCACCGAGGTCTATACCGATCCGCTCGGCATGAAGGGAATGTGGGAGAGCCTCGTGCACATACGCCACGAGGAGGCGAGCAAGCGCACGGCGAAGATCTGCCAGGAGGCGGGATGGTTCGAGGCGCATGCGCCCATCGACCCGCGCTTCCGCAAGGAGTCCCCCCGCGGCGTCTCCGCCACCGTCGTCTCTGTGGCCATGCTCGCAGGGGACTCCTACCCCGCCACACCCATAGGGATCAATCTGCCCAATGCAGACTGGATACGTGCCGAATACGGCTCCAAGTCCGTGACCATAGAGAACATCCACAGCGCCTACGAGATCGCCTCGGAGCACAGCGGACTGACGGAGGCCTTCGTCCACGACGCTGAGACGCTGACGCTGCTGAAGCGCTACGAGGGCACGACCGAGCAGCTGCACACCGACCTACACGAATGCCTCGGCCACGGCTCGGGGCGTCTGCTGGAGGGCGTCAGCCCCGAGGCACTCGGCGCCTACCACTCGACGCTGGAGGAGGCACGCGCGGATCTCTTCGCCCTCTACTACATGGCGGACGAGCACCTCATAGAGCTCGGCCTGCTGCCCGACGGGGAGGCCTACAAGGCTTGCTACTACCGCTACCTGCTCAATGGACTCATCACCCAGCTGGTGCGCATCCGCCCAGGACATCAGCTCGAGGAGGCCCACATGCGCAATCGCGCCCTTATCGCCCGCTACGTCCTAGAGCGCGGGGAGGCCCTCGGCGCCCTGAGCCTCGAGGGGCTCGAGCTCCGCATACACGACTATGCCGCCCTGCGCCCCATCATCGCCGAGCTGCTGGCTGAGGTGCAGCGCATCAAGAGCGAGGGCGACCAGCCCGCAGGCCGTGCCCTTGTAGAGCGCTATGCCGTAGAGGTCGATCCAGAGATGCATGCCGAGATCCTCGAGCGCTACGCCCAGCTCAACATCGCCCCCTATAAGGGCTTCGTCAATCCCCGCCTCGAGCTCGTCTACGATGCCGAGGGCGGTATCAGCGACGTCCTGGCGCACTACGACGAGGGCTATGCTGAGCAGATGCTCCGCTACTCGGAGGAGTACAGCACCCTCACCGAGGACCCCGTCGGCGCCTACGAGCTGCAGCAGCCCGAGCCCTCTGACGCCACGCTCGCCCTAGCCAAGGAGCTGCGCGGGCAGCTGCGCCACGCCATGGACGGGCAGGTGGCCAGCTCGATGCGCAGCAAGGGGCTCTACTACGGGATCAACTTCGGCATCACGCTCGATCATATCCTGCGCCTCAGTGCCCGCCTACCTCAGGACGCCGCTCTAGCACGCTACATCCTCAGCCGCGACGTACGCGAGCTGAAGATCATCGGCCAGCTCATCTACCCCGTCGAGGCCCTCAGCTACGAGGAAGCCTCCACACTGGGACGGACGACCTTCGCCAATCCCGAGCTACGCGACTACCTCGCCAAGCACCTCTTCGACCGCCATCCCGAGGCACCCTACTGGGCGCTGGACTGGATCCTCACCCCACGCGCCCAGCGCTGGGAGGATCTGCTGCCACTGGGCTTCACGATCCTAGCGCGGCAGTTCAGCCGCGGCTTCACGATCAGCTCCGAGGCGCAGCGCCGCCTCCTGCTGCGGGAGACGCTGGAGCTACTCTCCGACGAAGAGCTCCCCTACCCCACGCCACTACAGCGTGCCGCCCTACTGATGCTCAAGCGCTGGGGACGCAGCGACGAGGCGCTCCGCACGCAGCTCCTTGCTTCGGAGGCCCTCGCCCGATGGGCTGAGAGCAGCTCGGCCGTGCAGCGCGAGTTCGCCGACGACCTACGCTTCGAGCTCGAGTCCTTCTCCTGA